In Populus nigra chromosome 1, ddPopNigr1.1, whole genome shotgun sequence, one genomic interval encodes:
- the LOC133671635 gene encoding COP9 signalosome complex subunit 3 isoform X2: protein MATVESLVAQIQGLSSSAGDLSLLLTHLKQADEFLHNESTRLFPFLEQLDPTLHSLGYLYILEACTSWPVTNEQARRLVLILSRFLTSCVADQIRLAPEKFIAVCKSFKDQVLMLEAPIRGVVPLLEAVKKLRSSEHLTTLHPDFLQLCLLAKCYKTGLSILEDDIFEVDQPRDFYLYCYYGGMICIGQKRFQKALELLHNVVTAPMSSINAIAVEAFKKYVLVSLIYNGQFSTSLPKYTSSAAQRNLKTICQPYIELANTYSIGKISELESYIQTNREKFDSDNNLGLVKQVVSSMYKRNIQRLTQTYLTLSLQDIANTVQLSSPKEAEMHVLQMIQDGEIYATINQRDGMVRFLEDPEQYKTCEMIEHIDSSIQRIMTLSKKLTAMDELISCDPLYLAKVGRERQRFDFDDFDPVPQKFNI from the exons ATGGCTACGGTAGAATCGCTGGTGGCGCAAATCCAAGGGCTATCAAGCAGCGCTGGGGATTTAAGTTTGTTGTTGACTCACTTGAAACAAGCAGATGAGTTTCTGCACAATGAATCTACTCggctttttccttttctagaACAGCTCGACCCGACTCTTCACTCTCTTggttatctttatatttt AGAGGCATGCACTTCTTGGCCAGTTACCAACGAGCAAGCGAGAAGACTGGTTTTGATCCTTTCCAGGTTTCTCACATCTTGTGTTGCAGATCAGATTCGTTTGGCGCCTGAAAAGT TCATCGCTGTCTGTAAGAGTTTCAAAGACCAAGTGCTGATGCTTGAAGCACCTATCCGTGGTGTGGTCCCTTTGCTGGAAGCTGTGAAAAAGCTACGCTCCTCTGAACATTTGACTACTTTGCATCCAGATTTTCTTCAACTTTGTTTGTTGGCAAAGTGTTATAAAACTGGTCTTTCCATTCtggaggatgatatttttgAAGTCGATCAACCGAGGGATTTTTATCTCTATTGTTATTATGG GGGGATGATATGCATTGGACAAAAGCGTTTTCAGAAAGCACTGGAGCTTCTACACAAT GTCGTGACTGCTCCTATGTCTTCTATAAATGCTATAGCTGTTGAAGcattcaaaaaatatgtattgGTTTCTCTAATTTACAATGGACAG TTCTCTACCAGTCTACCTAAGTACACTTCTTCAGCAGCTCAGAGGAATCTAAAGACCATATGTCAG CCCTATATAGAATTGGCAAATACTTATAGCATTGGAAAAATTTCAGAATTAGAGTCATACATTCAGACGAACAGAGAAAAGTTTGACAGC GACAATAATCTTGGATTGGTGAAGCAGGTTGTATCATCAATGTATAAGAGAAACATTCAGAGATTGACCCAAACATATTTGACTCTTTCCCTCCAAGATATAGCGAACACTGTGCAACTCAGCAGTCCTAAAGAGGCAGAAATGCATGTGCTTCAAATG ATCCAAGATGGTGAGATATATGCAACAATCAACCAAAGAGATGGTATGGTTAGATTCTTAGAGGATCCGGAGCAATATAAAACCTGTGAGATGATTGAGCATATTGATTCTTCTATTCAGAG GATAATGACACTGTCAAAGAAGCTGACCGCAATGGATGAACTCATATCATGCGATCCTTTGTACTTGGCAAAG GTTGGAAGAGAGCGTCAGAGATTTGACTTTGATGATTTTGACCCTGTTCCACAGAAATTCAACATATAA
- the LOC133671635 gene encoding COP9 signalosome complex subunit 3 isoform X1: MATVESLVAQIQGLSSSAGDLSLLLTHLKQADEFLHNESTRLFPFLEQLDPTLHSLGYLYILEACTSWPVTNEQARRLVLILSRFLTSCVADQIRLAPEKFIAVCKSFKDQVLMLEAPIRGVVPLLEAVKKLRSSEHLTTLHPDFLQLCLLAKCYKTGLSILEDDIFEVDQPRDFYLYCYYGGMICIGQKRFQKALELLHNVVTAPMSSINAIAVEAFKKYVLVSLIYNGQQFSTSLPKYTSSAAQRNLKTICQPYIELANTYSIGKISELESYIQTNREKFDSDNNLGLVKQVVSSMYKRNIQRLTQTYLTLSLQDIANTVQLSSPKEAEMHVLQMIQDGEIYATINQRDGMVRFLEDPEQYKTCEMIEHIDSSIQRIMTLSKKLTAMDELISCDPLYLAKVGRERQRFDFDDFDPVPQKFNI, translated from the exons ATGGCTACGGTAGAATCGCTGGTGGCGCAAATCCAAGGGCTATCAAGCAGCGCTGGGGATTTAAGTTTGTTGTTGACTCACTTGAAACAAGCAGATGAGTTTCTGCACAATGAATCTACTCggctttttccttttctagaACAGCTCGACCCGACTCTTCACTCTCTTggttatctttatatttt AGAGGCATGCACTTCTTGGCCAGTTACCAACGAGCAAGCGAGAAGACTGGTTTTGATCCTTTCCAGGTTTCTCACATCTTGTGTTGCAGATCAGATTCGTTTGGCGCCTGAAAAGT TCATCGCTGTCTGTAAGAGTTTCAAAGACCAAGTGCTGATGCTTGAAGCACCTATCCGTGGTGTGGTCCCTTTGCTGGAAGCTGTGAAAAAGCTACGCTCCTCTGAACATTTGACTACTTTGCATCCAGATTTTCTTCAACTTTGTTTGTTGGCAAAGTGTTATAAAACTGGTCTTTCCATTCtggaggatgatatttttgAAGTCGATCAACCGAGGGATTTTTATCTCTATTGTTATTATGG GGGGATGATATGCATTGGACAAAAGCGTTTTCAGAAAGCACTGGAGCTTCTACACAAT GTCGTGACTGCTCCTATGTCTTCTATAAATGCTATAGCTGTTGAAGcattcaaaaaatatgtattgGTTTCTCTAATTTACAATGGACAG cagTTCTCTACCAGTCTACCTAAGTACACTTCTTCAGCAGCTCAGAGGAATCTAAAGACCATATGTCAG CCCTATATAGAATTGGCAAATACTTATAGCATTGGAAAAATTTCAGAATTAGAGTCATACATTCAGACGAACAGAGAAAAGTTTGACAGC GACAATAATCTTGGATTGGTGAAGCAGGTTGTATCATCAATGTATAAGAGAAACATTCAGAGATTGACCCAAACATATTTGACTCTTTCCCTCCAAGATATAGCGAACACTGTGCAACTCAGCAGTCCTAAAGAGGCAGAAATGCATGTGCTTCAAATG ATCCAAGATGGTGAGATATATGCAACAATCAACCAAAGAGATGGTATGGTTAGATTCTTAGAGGATCCGGAGCAATATAAAACCTGTGAGATGATTGAGCATATTGATTCTTCTATTCAGAG GATAATGACACTGTCAAAGAAGCTGACCGCAATGGATGAACTCATATCATGCGATCCTTTGTACTTGGCAAAG GTTGGAAGAGAGCGTCAGAGATTTGACTTTGATGATTTTGACCCTGTTCCACAGAAATTCAACATATAA
- the LOC133680846 gene encoding uncharacterized protein LOC133680846, translating to MGDYHFVYKDVEGASTQWDDIQRKLGNLPEKPPAFKPPPFTPASDQDSIPKDKSFIDSKTEEELEFLEDDLDLDDDRFLQEYRKKRLTEMREATKIVRFGSVVPISGSDFVREVSQAGPDVWVVVLLYKDGYAECGVLMKCLEELAVKYPGTKFVKIVSTDCIPNYPDHHLPTLLVYNNGAVKANYAGLRSFGRRCTPEGVALVLCQSDPVLNDGQGGTDRSRDSVIEGVRRKLIEKVVKEHEDDDGSSSD from the exons ATGGGAGATTATCATTTTGTGTACAAGGATGTAGAAGGAGCTTCTACACAATGGGATGATATACAGAGAAAGCTTGGAAACTTGCCAGAAAAACCACCTGCTTTTAAGCCACCGCCTTTCACTCCAGCTTCTGATCAAGATTCTATCCCTAAAGACAAATCCTTTATTGATTCCAAAACTGAAGAGGAACTTGAGTTCCTTGAAGATGATCTCGATCTCGATGACGACCGCTTCCTCCAAGAATACAG gaAGAAGAGATTGACAGAAATGAGGGAGGCTACAAAGATTGTGAGGTTTGGATCAGTGGTGCCGATATCGGGTTCGGATTTTGTGAGGGAAGTGTCGCAGGCAGGTCCGGATGTTTGGGTTGTGGTGCTTTTGTATAAGGATGGGTATGCGGAATGTGGTGTGCTTATGAAATGTTTGGAAGAATTGGCAGTGAAATATCCAGGGACAAAGTTTGTTAAGATTGTATCTACTGATTGTATACCGAATTATCCTGATCATCATCTTCCTACTTTATTGGTTTATAATAATGGTGCTGTGAAAGCTAACTATGCCGGATTAAGGAGTTTTGGACGGAGATGCACACCTGAAG GTGTTGCCTTAGTTCTCTGCCAATCAGATCCTGTACTAAATGATGGTCAGGGTGGAACTGATAGATCAAGAGATTCTGTGATTGAAGGAGTTCGGAGGAAGCTCATTGAGAAGGTTGTGAAGGAgcatgaagatgatgatggatCATCAAGTGATTAG
- the LOC133694832 gene encoding uncharacterized protein LOC133694832, which produces MASQAAASAFNGSMKKAHAGLKRINLEGLRWRVFDAKGQVLGRLASQISTVIQGKDRPTYAPYRDDGDMCVVLNAKDVCVTGRKMTDKFYRWHTGYIGHLKERSLKDQMAKDPTEVIRKAVLRMLPRNKLRDDRDRKLRIFPDNEHPFGDQPVEAYVMPPRKVREMRPRAQRAMIRAQKKAEQLEQAGNDKRKGKKREVEADLTE; this is translated from the exons ATGGCAAGCCAAGCTGCAGCTAGCGCTTTTAATGGCAGCATGAAG AAAGCACATGCTGGCCTCAAACGTATCAATCTGGAAGGTCTACGGTGGAGAGTATTTGATGCCAAAGGCCAG GTTCTTGGAAGATTAGCATCTCAAATATCAACAGTTATTCAAGGCAAGGATAGGCCAACTTATGCTCCTTATCGTGATGATGGTGATATGTGTGTTGTGCTTAATGCAAAGGATGTCTGTGTTACGGGGAGAAAAATGACGGATAAGTTTTACCGCTGGCATACAGG GTATATAGGCCACCTCAAGGAAAGGAGTTTAAAAGACCAGATGGCCAAGGACCCTACAGAAGTCATCCGAAAAGCTGTTTTGCGTATGCTTCCAAGAAACAAATTGCGTGAT GATAGAGATAGGAAACTGAGGATTTTTCCTGACAATGAGCACCCCTTTGGTGATCAGCCAGTTGAAGCATATGTGATGCCTCCCAGAAAAGTGCGAGAAATGCGACCTCGTGCTCAAAGAGCCATGATTCGAGCTCAGAAAAAGGCAGAGCAACTGGAACAGGCCGgtaatgataagagaaaaggcAAGAAGAGAGAAGTTGAAGCAGATTTGACCGAGTGA
- the LOC133698708 gene encoding mitochondrial pyruvate carrier 1-like: MKFLRTFWNSPIGPRTTHFWGPVFNWSLPIAAFVDTKKPPELISGNMVTAMCVYSAMFMRFSWMVQPRNLHLLACHITNETLQLYQLSRWMKAHRSMP, from the exons ATGAAATTCCTCCGGACTTTTTGGAATAGTCCTATCGGTCCCAGAACAACTCATTTTTGGGGTCCTGTTTTCAACTGGAGCCTTCCTATTGCG GCGTTTGTAGATACAAAGAAACCCCCAGAATTGATATCAGGCAACATGgttacag CTATGTGTGTTTATTCAGCAATGTTcatgaggttttcatggatggtACAACCACGCAACTTGCACCTTCTTGCATGCCATATCACAAACGAGACACTGCAGCTTTATCAGCTCTCACGTTGGATGAAGGCTCATCG GTCCATGCCATAA